The following proteins are co-located in the Schistocerca nitens isolate TAMUIC-IGC-003100 chromosome 2, iqSchNite1.1, whole genome shotgun sequence genome:
- the LOC126234471 gene encoding serine-rich adhesin for platelets-like — MKQEEESGNSKGGEDGVTSGTALNESISKSSGDPNDAPKVVSGSAHPSGGEDHAAEPTGIDSATDSTSPERNTAANTSGSSMGSVSTSSPSSEMEKRIGRPDCDMERSSSSCNDSVSEGNQRDSSSCDASVSECNQSLSSCCSECSIHSGVIDKCGRHRESSDVDHSHPPPVAVPTLNGRQAEGADESMSEFNPRDSVSSTSLSSTPSGVIDRSGRKCENSDMDHSPPDPPPGTVSSSVGHQADAVAVGSVTCQPMSDSLTEQDTAMSNAGSTGTFTRKMTLRSGRVTQVESVPPKKHRDVSDTRRHKSVGRPPKRRFSVDDQSHSSSEENPEKLLRVESSDTMTCLRKTEGSTSFENNQSGDITNVSSGLPRETTSSIVAEDSSSENERLLLANPDDVPVSEVSRTTAEEEAMVGNEKSVEEKLDTDESESPPDNEQNPVDKEVLDQASTSSESSAYQSAKNHMETDPLPPTPIGGESAKNHMETDPLPPTPIGGESAKNHMETDPLPPTAIGGDEHVHACAKPTVPEIPTSHVPCASDSVVSREIIKELQPSGAESRAPQSSALTLEKNECSANNSIETTTDTFAQVTCDANQEHAEEKVNNASQENSAETPAGETSYGSRRVALDLQNIPRLRAARDVVIPSSFFTSAGRRDSEKSFERNVRMDVEIDVNKDRMQAAPDSSTEGAVGGITSETATKIHQQVSTNISYLPGTDVTRDEPLSRPSRDHSGLLECTKKIINDIPHDSRNTASNMRGNEDNAAGKVPQEARHLDSSEESNASSVLSPEEQYEQGNLQIYRYITTNGGSDVRYSPYVTRRRPLRSGYSDGDNCRRTRRQRPEARQADNGIRTTRDASASFGEACSIS; from the coding sequence atgaaacaagaagaagaatCTGGTAACTCCAAAGGAGGAGAGGATGGAGTAACGTCTGGTACAGCACTAAACGAAAGTATAAGTAAAAGCAGTGGAGACCCAAACGATGCTCCGAAGGTTGTGTCCGGCTCTGCACACCCAAGTGGTGGAGAAGACCATGCAGCAGAACCAACTGGAATCGACAGTGCCACAGACAGTACCAGCCCTGAACGGAATACAGCCGCAAATACATCAGGGAGCAGTATGGGAAGCGTGAGTACGAGCAGTCCTAGTTCTGAAATGGAGAAGAGAATTGGGCGGCCAGACTGCGATATGGAACGCAGCAGTAGCTCATGTAATGACTCTGTATCGGAAGGTAACCAAAGAGACAGTAGCTCTTGTGATGCCTCTGTATCGGAATGTAACCAAAGCCTCTCGTCCTGCTGCTCAGAATGTAGCATTCATTCTGGAGTTATTGACAAGTGCGGAAGACACCGTGAGAGCAGTGATGTGGATCATTCCCATCCTCCACCAGTAGCTGTTCCCACTTTGAATGGACGTCAGGCAGAAGGTGCAGATGAATCAATGTCGGAATTTAATCCAAGGGACAGCGTGTCATCAACTTCACTAAGTAGCACACCCTCTGGAGTTATTGACAGGAGTGGAAGAAAATGCGAGAACAGTGACATGGATCACTCCCCACCAGATCCTCCACCGGGAACTGTATCCAGTTCGGTTGGACATCAGGCAGATGCAGTTGCTGTCGGATCAGTCACCTGCCAGCCGATGTCTGATTCTCTCACTGAGCAAGATACTGCCATGTCCAATGCAGGGTCCACAGGTACGTTCACGAGGAAAATGACGCTCAGATCAGGCAGGGTTACCCAAGTTGAGAGTGTTCCTCCGAAGAAACATCGTGATGTCAGCGACACGAGAAGACATAAATCTGTAGGAAGACCCCCGAAGAGGAGATTTTCTGTGGATGATCAGAGCCATTCTTCCTCGGAGGAGAATCCTGAAAAGTTACTTCGCGTAGAGTCGTCCGATACGATGACGTGCTTACGCAAGACAGAAGGCAGTACTAGCTTTGAGAATAACCAGTCCGGAGATATTACAAATGTCTCATCGGGCCTTCCTAGGGAAACAACTTCAAGCATTGTTGCGGAGGATTCATCATCAGAAAACGAGCGACTGCTTCTTGCAAACCCTGATGATGTCCCTGTTAGCGAAGTTTCGCGTACAACTGCAGAGGAGGAAGCTATGGTGGGGAATGAGAAATCAGTGGAAGAAAAGCTCGATACTGATGAATCAGAGTCACCACCCGATAACGAACAAAATCCTGTCGACAAAGAGGTGCTCGATCAGGCGTCTACAAGTTCGGAATCATCAGCCTATCAGTCAGCTAAGAATCATATGGAAACGGATCCATTACCTCCTACACCTATTGGAGGGGAGTCAGCTAAGAATCATATGGAAACGGATCCATTACCTCCTACACCTATTGGAGGGGAGTCAGCTAAGAATCATATGGAAACGGATCCATTACCTCCTACAGCTATTGGAGGGGACGAACACGTTCATGCATGTGCGAAGCCCACAGTTCCAGAGATTCCAACATCTCACGTACCATGTGCTAGTGACTCTGTTGTAAGCAGAGAGATCATAAAAGAACTTCAGCCGAGTGGTGCAGAAAGTCGTGCGCCTCAAAGTTCAGCATTGACTTTGGAGAAGAATGAATGTTCTGCCAATAATTCCATTGAAACTACCACAGATACGTTTGCGCAAGTTACTTGCGATGCCAATCAAGAACACGCCGAAGAGAAAGTTAATAACGCCTCACAAGAGAATTCTGCGGAAACTCCAGCTGGTGAAACCAGTTACGGGTCGAGGCGGGTTGCACTAGACCTTCAAAACATTCCTCGCCTGAGAGCAGCGAGAGATGTTGTTATTCCAAGCTCATTTTTCACATCAGCAGGTAGACGTGACTCAGAAAAAAGTTTTGAGAGAAATGTAAGAATGGACGTAGAAATAGACGTTAATAAAGACCGTATGCAAGCAGCACCCGATAGTTCCACAGAAGGGGCAGTGGGAGGAATTACTTCTGAAACAGCCACGAAGATTCATCAGCAGGTGTCTACCAATATTTCTTACTTGCCAGgtacagacgttacaagagatgaACCTTTAAGTCGCCCATCTCGCGATCACAGTGGTCTGTTAGAGTGCACGAAGAAAATTATAAATGATATACCACACGATAGTAGGAacacagcttctaacatgagaggCAATGAAGATAACGCTGCAGGAAAGGTACCTCAAGAAGCAAGACATCTCGACAGCTCTGAAGAGAGTAATGCGTCATCTGTTCTCTCACCTGAGGAGCAGTACGAGCAGGGGAATCTCCAGATATACCGCTATATTACAACGAACGGCGGGTCTGATGTAAGATACTCGCCATATGTCACCCGGCGACGCCCTTTGAGGTCCGGGTACAGCGATGGAGATAATTGCCGCCGAACCAGGAGGCAGCGTCCCGAAGCTCGGCAGGCAGATAATGGTATCCGGACCACCAGAGACGCTTCGGCCTCATTTGGTGAGGCATGCAGCATTTCCTAG